The DNA sequence ACCTTGCTACAGTTGCTGATATCCTGCTGGTGAGGTGCTAGTAGCTGGAGGAGAAGGCCACGGTCTCAAGATGGCTCCTCACTCCCCACTTCGTTCTTTGACTTCAGCTATTTCCTGGCTCTTGGTTTTTCTGCTGTCACAGTCCCAGGGGTCACTGCTGTGGGTTCTCACTTTTGGGTAAAGAGCACCCTCTGTAGCCAGGCCCAGTCCCTTCTGCTCTGGATTCCTGCCTTCTTTACATTCTTCCAGCTTGTCCATACCTTGGTCTGCCTGGCTGTGGGACCCACATTTTGAGGTATACCCTGCTGTCTCCTGTGTATctgcacctccctctgggccctaAATGAGTACCAGGGTCCATGAGCTCTTTGTCTGACAGATCCCCAGGTCCATAAGGAGCTTACGGCTACCTTAATGTCAGTCCAAACCCTCACACTGTTTTTAAAGAATCATCTTCCTAGTGCATGCTTTGTATAGACTTCACATATCTTGTTATTAGGGGTATATCACCTATTTTTCAACCTGTCAAGATCTATGGTCATGTTTGTTCTATCTCAAATATTTGGTATTCTTTTCAGCATTGAATTAACCTAAAATTTGataaatttgtttatgtgtgtttttattaagatactagaggcccggtgcacgaatttgtgcacagttggggtccctcagcctggccagtgattaggGCTGAtaggggctggccggccagggggggtggggagggaccatgggaggttggctggccttgggagtgcactgaccaccagggggcagctcctgcattgagcgtctgccccctggtggtcagtgcacatcatagtgaccatttgactggtcataatggtcacttaggcttttatatatatagattaaaaaattggAAGATAACAAGAGTAAGATTTGAACCCTTTAGCCTATAGCTTGTTCAGGGTAGACACCAACCATTCAGGAATCACTTTATGTTATTTTGAAactcatgtttttctctcttgtccACAAGGATAGTACTGAGACCTTACTAAAAATGATATCACCTGTCCCCTGCATTTTCTAGATCATGAAATTTAATAGAAAGGCAATGAACTTGGAGTGATAGACTACTTGGTGACTCTTTTAATGACCTTGTTTCCTTTTCACAAGCCAGCTTATCAATAAATGTGCTTCAGAATCTCACGCAGGATCAACGAGCCAATCACTGCTCTCTAACCTCAGAACCTTTTCCCCTTTAGAGAAGAATGATGTTTCCTGGCCTCCCcgtttatttcatttattgtattGTCCTCTATCACAGCACTCTTCCTTTAtgtcattgatcagttgtctgtGTAATTATTAGTTGCATGCCATCTCTCTTGCAGAACTTTTAGGGCCAGGCTTGCAGCTGGTTTCCTAGTGCCTATCACAAGGCCGAGCTCCTGGGAGGTCTTAGCAGATACTTGACAGATGGGTGAATGAGCAGGTGAATGGAGACAGGAGACTGATGGCTCATCCACAAGTAGTTGGTGTACTAGTACTAGTAGAGTCATTTTTATCCAGCTCTGCGCTCTCTCACTGgtgttgtttttgctttgtttgtttttttaaaaatatattttattgattttttacagagaggaagggagagtgatagagagttagaaacatcgatgagagagaaacattgatcagctgcctcctgcacactccccactggggatgtgcccgcaaccaaggtacatgcccttgaccagaatcgaacctgggacccttgagtccgcaggccgacgctctatccactgagccaaaccggttagggctgttgttgttttttaattaaaatatacttgtactaatttcagagaggaagggaaagggagagagagagaaaacatcagtgatgagagagaatcaccgattggctgcctcctgcacgccccccactctccccaactggggatccacaccggctgggctttcACAGGTTCTTTATACCCTCAACCTCATTGAACCCTGACCTATGTATGTTTGGCTCAGGACACTTCACATTAGCAAATAGAGTGTCTTGTTTGCATCCTGGATCTTTTCTTGGACCTTCTTCCTGTGGGCCAACCCAGATGTTTCATCATAGTGGCCTTGCAGAGGCTCTCAGAGATCTTTTCCAATGTAATAGGGGGTGGAGTCGCCTCTTTCCTCATCCTCCTGGAAGCACTTCAAGGTCTTATCCTTCCTGAGTGCCGTAGACAGAGCTGGGTAAGCTGGGTAAGCTGGGTAAGCTGGGTAGGCCATTCTTTGCCCATAAGTGTGGCAGTTGCCTCACCTGGTGGCACAACTGCAGTCAAATTGCATACAGACCTTATAGTTCAGATGGAcggatttttttcttcagatgGATGGATTTTTTCAGATGGAcggatttttttcttgttaatcctcaccctaggatattttcccattgatttttagagagagtggaagagagagggaaaaacagagaaatatcgatgtgaaagaaatacatcgattggttgcctcctgcatgcaccccaaccaggagaggagcctgcaaccaaggtatgtgtctgggacccttcagcccgcagacTTAATGCTTTATCcgctgagccagactggctagggccacatGGGCAGCTTTCACAAAGTATCTCAGTTTCTCTCTTGAGGTGTCAGAATTAGTGTTATCCCCTTTTTTTCAGTTTGCCAAAGGTCACACTACAGATAACTGATGGAGCCTGAACTTCCCCTTCTTCCAGGGTTCTGTGGGCCTCCTTCATGAGCAAGGGGTACATCAACAGCAGCCTGGCCATACCGAGATCCACGCGGGCAGCTTCCATGCAGACCTGGGAGGTGGATGTTGAGGTCTCCTGGGTTCAGAGGAGCTCCTAGATTTCATTCTGCCAACCCTGTGACTGCTTACTCTGCCTGTGGGGCTCAGAAGTGGCCTCAGGTAGACAGATCATGGAGTTTATGAACTTCATTTACTGCGGAGCAAAGTAGCCCCACAAAGAATGTAAATAATCTCTCTACGCCTtgattttttcatctgtaaactaGTGTCAGAGAGAGTGTACACCTTCCAaggttgttctgaggattaaatggtttagagagagaggaaaggagagggagagaaagaaacattgatgtgaaagtgaagcatcgattggctgccttcggcatgccccctactggggatcaagcccacaaacccaggcatgtgccctgacccggaatcgaaccagcaaccttttggtgcacaggatgatgcccaatgaactgagctacaccggccagacCTAAATGGTTTCTTGTTAAACACtgagcccagtgcccagcacagaggaaGCATGTGGTATGCACTGGCTAGCTGGCAGTATTCTGGCTCCAGGTTTACTGGGAGACCTATGGTTAGACCCCTCACCTGTTCTGTCTTTCGGGGTTTCAGTTTCTTTTCTGGGTGCTGTTGGGAAAGCAGACTAGGACTTCTAATGAGTCAGTGGTTTCAAAACCTTTCAGGGCAAGAGCTCAGGAGTTTCTAAAAGGTAGTAAgaatttatctaaaaaaaaaaaaaaaagggaaggctATGAGTCCTTAGGACAGTCTCCTTTGGCTCTGTCGCTTCTCAATCTGTCGAACATGAGTGCTCTGGTGGacattctgaggcctctctcctgctAAGACCTGCTCAGATGTTTGGGGTcccactcccctccaccctcacTTCTGATTCAGGCTGAGGTCCCTGGAAACACAACCTATTCTCTTGACAGGAGAGTTCAGAGGGAACACAGGCCAGTGTTAAGCTGGGCTTTGTCCCCTTGGGAAGCTCTGGGGACCTGGATGGGTATGGGCTGGAAATGGGCAGCCATCACCCTCACTGTCTCCAGTGCTGTCAGCTTAGAGATGATTTTGGAGTGTCAAACTAGCACTGAGTTCAGCGCTACCATTTCTGCTAATTTTATGACTATTggcaaatcatttaacctctgaggttttctttcctcatttgtaaaataaggataagaaAGTCTGCTTCCCAGAGTTGGTATGAGGATCAGATGAGTTAATGAATGGAAAAAGGGCCTGGCGTATATAATAGGTTTCCATCAATATGTGTTGGGTCAAGAGAAGGATCAGGCCTGGAAAGGCCTCAGGGGTAGATCATTTGGTTTTAGTCTTTTCTAGTAGGCTTTTCTTGAGAGAACGGAAGCACTGTAGACaaatagtttttaatatgtttttattgattttggagagaggaagagaaagagagagagagagagaaacattaatcggttgcctccatccagtacacaccctgactggggatggaaactacaacctgggtatgtgccctgatccggaatcgaactggtgaccttttggtgcatgggacgacgctcaaccaactgagacacactggccagggccaaatatTTAAGTATCGATCTGACATCACTTCTGGCCAGGCCATCCAGCAAAGGGAAGGCCACGGTCTAAAACTCTCGGGCCCTAGCATGTGCTTGGCCTCCACCATAGGTAGATGTGGTGACCAGCCTCTCCCCAGCTATTGTGATGGGCCATCTGTGAGCTCATGACTGTTTCTTTCCCTCCACAGGTATAGCCTTCACAGATCTCCCGGTAAGTACTACCATTGGGTCTCCTGTCTTTGGGCTTTTGGGGGCTTGGTTATGGTGGTGCCAGGAAGTACAGGGTGTGAAGTCTGCCCTTTTCCCACCCAGGGATATAGTCTATGTTGTCTACTTGAGGGTACCAGTAGGGGGTACCTGCTTGCCTTTCTCCAGTAGCAAGGGCTGGTCTTCCCCCATGACTCTTAGCAGGTGCAGTGATTGTGGCATTTCCAAAGACAGCTGGGGCGGGGGAAAGATGAGGGTAGCCCTATGGCTCAGCTGCTCTGAGTCAGTTCTGTGACTTACAGCCAATGGATTGGGGTGCAGAGCGTAGAGAATTGTTCCTGAACTGTTAGGTCCCTGTGCATTCCCATCAGAGATCCCTGAGGAAAGCCAGTACCCTAGGGAACTTGAACCTGCTACCTTGCATGAGCCAGAGAGGTGAGCTTTGTGGGGTTTTCTCTTCTTGGAAAAGGGTGAGGTTTCCTGCTGCTCAGTTCAGGGCTCATCCTCACCTCCTGCACCTCTTTATTAATTGTCATCATGGGCCTCATCCTATGCAGATTTCCACCCAGATGCTGGGAGCCTGGCTCCCTGCTCTGTTTGCCCTGGCCGTGTTCTGGAAGGAGGAAGCGTTTGCTGACTCTGGTGGCTGCTTTGGGATCCTGGGGCCTTGTGATCTGCCAAGCccagatggcagcacccaggatCCTGTTAGAACCTCTTGTCTATGGATCAGAATCCTTTCCTCCTACCTGGAGGCCTCAGAAAGGGGCCATGGTCCTAGGCAAAGTGAATAGACACAGAAGGAGAATAATGACTAGGGAAGAGTCTAGTTGTGGAGATGTGACATGAAACAGCCAGACATGAATGTGGTCAGTAGTAGTGGGGTGCCACAGGAGGCACTGAGTGAGGGAGTGACAGGGCAAAAGCTGGTCATGGCAGAGGATAGATAGAAAGCAGGGAGCCCCACACCCATGGAGGGACATGCCCAAACCTCAGTGGCCTGAAGATCCTCTTAGTGAGTCTCTGACAGGAAGGGCAGTGGCCTCTCTTTGCACTTTGCCAGCGTTAGGGGCTCTAAACCACCTAACTCCTTTCGCCatgctctcctcttcctcccctccttttcctgcctccccctatctcttcctgccccttcaTATACCCGTTTTTTTGTGGCAAAGGGATACTTGGTCCTGGCTCTTTCTGAGAAGAGCTGTAATCCATGCCTACAGATCTTCACAGGCACACACACCTTCAAGGTCATGGAGCCCCACCTGCCTTTCTGTGCCCTGGCTGAGTCCCGAAAAGGGGCCTTGGGCTTTAGGCTTTGGGCTTTGGGGAACACCATAGCCTCTGATGCAGGAAGGAGACTCCATGTGGGGCCTGGCttgctttgcttttgctttttccccTCAAGTTTTGGGGACTAGTGTCTGGTAGGGAGGTGGGCAGAATGTGGCTCAGCGCTGCCACCTCCAGCCTTGCTGCAGTTCTCTCACAGCCAGAGCAGTGGCCTGTGGGAGCCGAGCCATGCCTTCCCGCTCTGCCCCGGAGGCGAGGCGAGGCCTGCCGCCCCACTGCCCTCAGGGCCTGACTGACATTTCATTCTCCTCCTCAGGCCAACCTCTACCCCACCGTAGGCCTGCAGACACCCGGGGAGATTGTGGACGCCAACTTTGGGCAGCAGCCCTTCCTGTTTGACATTGAGGACTACATGCGGGAGTGGCGTGCCAAGGTCCAGGGCACTGTCCACTGCTTCCCCATCAGTGCCCGGCTTGGCGAGTGGCAGGCGGTGCTACAGAAGTGAGTGCCCTGCTCCTGCCCttacccagccctgccccatcccagggGCCTCACTGTCCTGTAGGCCCCTTATGAACTCCAGTGGGTAGTGTTCCTTCCTGAAAGCTCTCCCAGATGACTCTGCCTGCTGCTGTTCTGCTTCCCTCTTAGCTGATGGGTGGCTCCCATTCGGTTCTCCAGATCTCCTGTTAATtaaaccttcccccccccccccactggatCTAATGGCTCCATATGTAATATCACCAGCAGGGCTGTTTTGCCTCCCCAGGTGATTTTGCAGAGGATGTCCTAGGATGCCATCTGGTTTCTTCCTCTGTAGATTTATTTTCACCATAGGGAGTATCTATCATGCCATAATTCTGGCCTGAGGTCACTTTTCAGGGTCAGCATCCAGCTAAGTCCCAGGCATCCATGTCATTGGTGGCAGGAAGACAGTCCTTCCTTGCACCAGCCTAGCCAGTTCTTGGCTGATTAATTCCCAGGCTGTCCTGGAGGCCAGTCTTGCTGAGAATCCCAAGGGAGGTCAGGTTTGGGTCTCTCTTCCACTTACCAGTTGCAGGCCTGAGTGAGGCAATGACCAGTACCCACTCTGCCAGGAGGAGGGTTAGCTTGTTAGCTTGGTTCCCAAGGATAGGCAGTGAAGGGCTAGGCTTCCACTAGCCCTGGTCCCTTGGGTTGGGTTCTTTGTGTAGTTTTCCTTTCTTGAGGGATTGAAATTGAGCCAAGCCCTGGGGAGAGCTGAGGTAGGATGAGGTGGCAGACCCTTCGCAGGAAGAGCAGCAGCACTGCTACGTTTTGTTCCCAGCCCCCAGAGCGAACGAGGAGCTCATCCTCGGAGGGCCAGCTCAGTGCCTGTCCCTGCAGCACACTTGCTGGGATGGGCAAGGGAGAGCCGGAGCTGCCCcagctgtgtgggggagggactgATCCTCTCAGCTTACAGGGCTTGGGCTCAGCACGTGGGTGTACTTGTTTacatgtgtgtatctgtgtgcctgtgtgtgttcaTAGGTAGTATTTGCCAACACCTGCGTATAACTTGTGTTTGTTTTATGAACATTGTTAATGGCCATATTATCTAGGAGACAAATTTGCTACAAGCTCCTTGACTGGCTTCCCTTGGTGGGAGGTTCAGGTTAATTCCTGTGTTTTGCTTGTGTAGATAACCCTTTTGTACATtgagtttttctttcttgcttgcttttttaaaatatattttattgattttttacagagaggaagagagagggatagagagttagaaacatcgatgagagagaaacatccatcagctgcctcttgcacatcccctactggggatgtgcccgcaaccaaggtacatgcccttgaccagaatcgaacctgggacccttgaatccgcaggccgatgctctatccactgagccaaaccggtttcggctgagttTTTcttaattaagatttttttttttgcctggctggtgttgctcagaggttgagcatcaactcctgaaccaggaggtcacggttcgattctcagtcagggcacatgcccgggttgtgggctccatccccagtaagggacatgcaggaggcagtggattgatgtttctctctccttgatgttttctatctcttcctctcccttcctgtctctctctcaagtcaataaaaccattttagaaaaaatattattttcttggtaCCCTTTCAAGCAGTGGAATTATTGAATCAAAGTGACTGGACAGTTTAATGGCATCTGATATGCATACGAACTCATCTGAAACATGTGTCGTGAAAAAATTTTGCCGGTGTGtttataataaagtataattataagaatttttactgcccagctggcgtgactcagtggttgagcgtcttcctatgaaccaggaggtcatggttcgattcccagttggggcacatgcttgggttgcgggcttgatcctcattgtggggcatgcaagaggcagccgatcaatgattgtctctcatcattgatttttctatctttctttccatctctcttcctctctgaaataaaaaatatatgtattttaaaaaagaattattactTGGACTATAGCATTAAGATACATAATTTCATAATAAGAGTCGGTATTTATTGACTTCTTACTTTGTGCTGGACACTTTATGTATATCATCTCATTTACCCCCCTGAAACACAAGGGGCACACAGCTAAACTTCTGTACCTTCCTCATGACAGCCCTCAGACATGTGTCTGGCAACTATAATAGTGCTATTTATCACATGCTACGCATCAGATGTGAGGGCTCTTCTTCTGCtctacatgtgtgtgcatgcacacgtgGGATTAAATGGCTGCTGGGCCTTGGGCTTCTCAGGACTATTTTCCAAAGATTGTGCTCCTGTTGGCCATGGTGTTGCCTGTTATCTTGGCTTCCCAGGGCCCTGAATTGTGACATATCAGGAGTAACTTGTTCGTGGGTTAGCTCCTCATGACCCTTTAGAGCCAGCACACCTGAGGCCCAAGGGAGCTAGAATGTTCCTGCCAGGCACGTAGGGCAGCCCACAGAGGAGCTCCTGTGTCTGTAGAAGGTATGCACGTGGCGTGCATtctccctggctgggcagctgccagacCGCTTGGCAGGCTGCCTttccaggaagccctcagagacTGTTGAACATCTCTGGACTTGCTGCATTTCCCAGCAGGCAGCTGCTTCTCTAAGGTGGTGTGAGCGCTTTTGTTACCACGCTTGCCCACTGGTGGGCAGCATATCCCAGAGAAACGGCAGCCACGCCTCCAAGCCCTGAGGACAGATGTGACCAGCTCCAGCCCAACCTGACTGCATAAGCactgggggaagttttcattttgtttcaacCCCTTTGTTCTCATTCTGTGGAAGTTGCACCTCTAAGATGTGTTTAGGGAAGACCTAACAGGGAAATTGTCTCATCAGGTGCTCAGTGAGAAATGcaaggttttttttgtgtgtgttttttttaacattttaaaattacagtttacattcattattattttgtataatttccagtgtacagcatagtggttagatagtcgtatactttacaaagtggtcccacTGACATTTCACGTACCCACCTGATACCagacatagttactacaatattattgactatattccctatgctgtactttacatccttgtgactatttGGTAACGATGAGAAATGCAATTCTTGAGTGTCACCTgagcatttcctttcttctagcATGGTCTCATCTTACCTGGTGCATCATGGGTATTGTGCCACAGCCACAGCTTTTGCCCGAATGACTGAAACCCCGATTCAGGAAGAGCAAGCGTCCATAAAGAACAGACAAAGTAAGGTTgattctcctctcccctctccctccctcacctgtcCCTAACTCTGCTGTCTGGCTCATGCCAGCCTGGGTAACCTGCCAGAATTCCATTCAGCTCTGGTCCTCACCACCAGGAGACCAGCCCAGAGCCCcaacccagccccaggccctgtttCTGTCCCTCCAAGACAACACTATCCAGATGGACAGTCTGGCAGCATGGGAATGTCACAGTGCCACCTCCCTAATGCAcactctgctggcctggctggctggctctcaCTCCCCCCGTGCTTCCTTCCCCCTGAATCCTGGCTTTTACTCAGCATCTTGTTCATGGTCTTCTGACAAGAGTATGTTTGCATCATGGACCAATGTCCTTCCTTTCACACCGTTTACTCAACTTTAATAGTTCTGCCTTCTCCTGGCCATAGAGAGGACTGAAGTAATCAGTGTGAAATCTGATGCTCAATGGCTGCTGTGTTAGCACCTGTCTCTGCTCCCCACCTCTGGTCCTTTGCAGACAAGCAAAGGCAGGAGCCAAAGGAAGCTTTCCTGGTGTTCATACTGGCCTGTGTACTGTGGGGCTCGTTTATGGAAAGAGGGTATTGACAAAGAGGAACAGGGCCCAGGAAAGAgataggaagagaagagaagagtgaGGGAGAATGGGtatgtgtggacatgtgtgtctgtgtgtgtctgtgtgtgcctgtttGCGTCTCTCTGAGCCTGCCGTCTCTGTGTATGGGCATGTGTCTGTGTCTCCCAGAGAAGCTACGCCCATCCAGACAAACAGAAAGGGATCCCAGACTTGGGATCTATGAATGAGAGTCTCAGACCCTGAAGTTGCTCCAGCAAGACGCACCAGGCCCCAGGGCAAGAGCAAGATGCTGATGCCTGAGAGGTGTCAACGTCAGAGATGCCAGTGTGAGGAGGAGGATCTTCTCTTCCGGCAGGGAGCATGCTGCAGCCCCTGAAGACTGTCAAGACATGGGCTCTCGCCCAGAAACCAGTGGCCTGCATTGCCCCTCCCCTGTGAGGCCTGAAAAGAGAGAAATCTGTCTGAAGAGTTGCTCCTAGGGTCACTGAACTGCTTGGGTGCCAATCCCTCCATCATGTTCCAacagccagggcccctcccccaacccagacTCTGATGACCTGTACTTCTTAGGAACAAGCCTCCAAACTCACCCTGTTGCCACTGGGCTGAGAGTCCCtgctctgtttttccctcttatTCTTTGAGGACTCCCAATGCTTGGCAGAAACCGGGGTCTATTGTGGGGCTGGATGGCCAGGTTCTTTCTTCAGCCTCTTCTATGAGCATCTCAACTGGCATGGCGCTCTGAACCAGCCCACCTGACTGCCGGCTGGTCTCTGCTCAGGGCTGGCAGTGTGCAGGCTGCGGCTCTGAGGATGGTCTGCAGCCCCCCACTCACTGCCGTGTTCTTGCTCTCTGCAGAGATCCAGAAGTTGGTACTGGAGGGCCGTGTGGGTGAAGCCATTGAGACCACACAGCACTTCTACCCAGGGCTGCTAGAGCACAACCCCAACCTGCTCTTCATGCTCAAGTAAGTTTTGGGGCCTACCAGCTCCCCCATAGCCCAGCCCTTCTCAGCTGGTGGTGGGAACATGTAACCCGGACCAAGCCCAGAGCATGCCGCTCCGCTCCCTCTGCAGGTGCCGACAGTTTGTGGAGATGGTGAATGGGACTGACAGTGAGGTCCGCAGCTTGAGCTCCCGAAGCCCCAAGTCCCAGGACAGCTACCCTGgctcccccagcctcagcccccgaCACGGCCCCAGTAGTTCCCACATGCACAACACAGGTCAGCCACTCTCCAGAGGGCTCTGGGAAATACTGGTGTGGAGAAGAAAGTCCACTTCCCTGGGCTGGGCTTAGGGGTCACTGCTGGATTTGGGAGAAGGGAAATGGGACCACTCTAGTCATTCCCGGGGCCCTGCTTGATGGCAAGTTGCTCCTCCTTTTCTGACGGTTCCCTGGCTTACAGGTGCAGATAGTCCCAGCTGCAGCAATGGCGTCGCATCCTCCAAGAGCAAACAGAACCACAGTAAATACCCCGCACCCagctcctcctcgtcctcctccgcgtcctcctcttcctcctcgtcCCCATCCTCCGTCAATTATTCCGAGTCCAACTCAACAGATTCCACcaagtcccagccccacagcagCACCAGTAACCAAGAGACCAGGTGCCTGTCTTAGATTCTTCCTCTGCCTTCTGCTCTGTGCCACCTGGGCACACTGCAGCCTGTCTTTTGAGTACTGCCCCCTGcacttcctcctccacctccatcccAGGTCTGTGCCTGGAGTAGTAGCTGCTGACCCGCCAGGCATTGTCTCCGGCTTCTGGCCCTACCATGATTCAACTGCCACTTAACTCTGTCCTCTCTTTATCTAGAGGCACCCGCACTGGCAGGCTGAGAATGTGGTCTCCCAAAGAGACCAGGCCTTAGAACCCCAAAGTATACTGAAGGCACTTTTACTCGGCTTGGCTTGGCTTGTGGTCATCCAGGTTGAGCAGGCAGGGATTTTAGGCTACAGGTACAAGTGGCCTTAGGGTTCGGGCCTGGAAGAGATGCCCGTTGGGTCTCACAGGCTCCtctcatttgggggtgggggatggttaGGGGTGTGCCAACTCGGAGGAGGGTCAGCAAGGGGAGGGTCATAGAGGCAGCTTTGGGACAAGAGTGAGAATCAGATGACAGACCTCTGGCTGGTGTCTCAGGAGGGGCCAAGTGTTGGAGTCTGGGGAGCCAGAGCTGTCCTTTCATGCCCTCGGAGCCCTCAGTTAACCCACAGAATAGCTGTAGGAGGCCCAAACAAGCTGCTGCAACCACATCACCTTGGCCAACTCCCACCTCAACCCTTCTCCGCAGCGACAGTGAGATGGAGATGGAGGCGGAGCATTACCCCAATGGTGTGCTGGAGAGCATGTCCACGCGCATCGTCAATGGTGCCTATAAGCATGAGGACCTGCAGACAGATGAGTCCAG is a window from the Eptesicus fuscus isolate TK198812 chromosome 21, DD_ASM_mEF_20220401, whole genome shotgun sequence genome containing:
- the RANBP10 gene encoding ran-binding protein 10 isoform X3, with protein sequence MGWDKHSYGYHGDDGHSFCSSGTGQPYGPTFTTGDVIGCCVNLINSTCFYTKNGHSLGIAFTDLPANLYPTVGLQTPGEIVDANFGQQPFLFDIEDYMREWRAKVQGTVHCFPISARLGEWQAVLQNMVSSYLVHHGYCATATAFARMTETPIQEEQASIKNRQKIQKLVLEGRVGEAIETTQHFYPGLLEHNPNLLFMLKCRQFVEMVNGTDSEVRSLSSRSPKSQDSYPGSPSLSPRHGPSSSHMHNTGADSPSCSNGVASSKSKQNHSKYPAPSSSSSSSASSSSSSSPSSVNYSESNSTDSTKSQPHSSTSNQETSDSEMEMEAEHYPNGVLESMSTRIVNGAYKHEDLQTDESSMDDGHPRRQLCGGNQAATERIILFGRELQALSEQLGREYGKNLAHTEMLQDAFSLLAYSDPWSCPVGQQLDPIQREPVCAALNSAILESQNLPKQPPLMLALGQASECLRLMARAGLGSCSFARVDDYLH